A stretch of Microbacterium sp. LWH3-1.2 DNA encodes these proteins:
- a CDS encoding HAD-IIA family hydrolase, which produces MALFGRRAGTPAPLDGVDVVLADLDGVVYAGAGALPHAVESLNRARDGRSLAYITNNAARTDASVAAHLSELGLATTPRDVVTSPQAAMRLLAERIAPGSTVLVVGGDGLVVEVEKAGFVVTRSADDAPSAVVQGFAPEVGWTQLAEAAFALKTPEEDGGIPWVATNTDWTIPQSRGIAPGNGTLVSAVHTAVGRLATVAGKPEVPIFQEAVTRFEAQHPLFLGDRLDTDILGANRAGISSALVLTGVDRPKHVLAAPENSRPTYILGDLRELHEPYPEVHVKDGVATVRGARVVIDGPDVRILSEGDEPVDLVRAGAAAIWSTGRAIFGFRVPERLYADPFHRP; this is translated from the coding sequence ATGGCGCTGTTCGGGCGGCGGGCTGGGACGCCCGCCCCGCTCGACGGGGTCGACGTCGTGCTGGCCGACCTCGACGGGGTCGTCTACGCAGGCGCCGGTGCCCTTCCGCACGCGGTCGAGAGCCTCAATCGCGCCCGCGACGGCCGTTCCCTCGCGTACATCACGAACAATGCGGCACGCACGGATGCCTCGGTCGCGGCGCATCTGAGCGAGCTCGGGCTCGCGACGACTCCGCGCGACGTCGTGACCAGCCCGCAGGCCGCGATGCGGCTGCTCGCCGAAAGGATCGCGCCGGGGTCGACGGTGCTCGTCGTCGGTGGCGACGGCCTGGTCGTCGAGGTCGAGAAGGCCGGCTTCGTCGTGACGCGCAGCGCCGACGACGCCCCGTCGGCGGTCGTGCAGGGGTTCGCGCCGGAGGTGGGCTGGACGCAGCTCGCCGAGGCGGCCTTCGCGCTCAAGACGCCCGAAGAGGACGGCGGCATCCCGTGGGTGGCCACGAACACCGACTGGACGATCCCGCAGTCGCGTGGCATCGCTCCCGGCAACGGCACCCTGGTCTCCGCGGTGCACACGGCCGTCGGTCGGCTCGCGACCGTCGCCGGCAAGCCCGAAGTGCCGATCTTCCAGGAAGCCGTCACACGGTTCGAGGCGCAGCATCCGTTGTTCCTGGGCGACCGTCTCGATACCGACATCCTGGGCGCCAACCGTGCCGGAATCTCCTCCGCGCTCGTTCTGACGGGCGTGGACCGACCCAAGCACGTGCTGGCCGCGCCCGAGAACTCGCGGCCGACGTACATCCTCGGCGACCTGCGTGAGCTCCACGAGCCGTACCCCGAGGTGCACGTGAAGGACGGTGTGGCGACGGTGCGGGGCGCACGCGTCGTGATCGACGGTCCCGACGTCCGCATTCTCAGCGAGGGCGATGAGCCGGTCGATCTCGTGCGCGCAGGTGCGGCGGCGATCTGGTCGACCGGGCGGGCGATCTTCGGCTTCCGCGTGCCCGAGCGGCTGTACGCGGATCCGTTCCACCGCCCCTGA